The DNA window GGCGTGTACAGCGGATAGAGAACGAGCGTCAGGAGCGTCACCAGTAGGCCGATGCTCAACAACAGGACGACGGTCTGCACGCCGACGGGCGTGTCGAGGGCAACCGCGATGATGAGCGTATCGACCAAGGTTCCGATGTTCGCGCCGAGGATGTACGGGATGATCTCGTTGCGCTTGACGTGGCCGCGGTTGTACAGCGGGACGATGACGCCGAGCGAGAACGCGACGCTCGTCGTCAGGCCGGTGATGACGAGTCCGAGGAAGAACGACGCCCACTTGTTTTGCAGTCGGGAGAGATAGCGGCGTCGAAGCCGTTGCTTGTCGAGACTCTTCAGTATCCGGTCGAACAGGCGCATGCTCAGGAAGATACAGAGGATGGCCACGATAAATGCCACTCCGGCACCGAGCACGTCGATGAGGCCGCCGGTAAGCGCCGAAAACACGTCCGGCGGTGACGCTCCCGTGGCGGGCGGGGTTCGCTCAACCGGGACCGTCGTTTGGACCAGCGGCATCGAGAGATACCCCACCACCAACACCGGAAGGTAGATGGAGTGCGTGAGGAGGAACGCGAGCAGGCCCATACTCACCGATTCGCGGAGCGAGTCGAGTTCCTCGTTGAGGTAATCGAACGTGCCGATAAAGATGACGATGGCCGCCGCGCCGAGTCGAGACCCGATTATCATCAGGAACAGTTGCGACGGCACGATGAGGTGCGAACTGAACAGGGAGAGCGAGAGCGCGGCGACGATGGAACCGTTCGCCAGCACGTACGAGGCGAACCAACTGGCCCCGAGCGCGGGCGCGTCGCCGACGACGACCCGGCGGAGGTTCCGTTGGAGGAACGGCGCGAGCGCGTCGGTCGTCGCCCCCAACAGTCGAATGGCGAACAGGAACAGGAGTATCGTCACGAGCAGTCGCACCGAGAGGACTACCGTCGGCTGTTCGGGCAATCTGTCGTGAACGGAGTCCCAACTAATGTGTCCCCACCGGAAGGACGTACTCCGTAGACGGTCTAAACGGTTGTCCTGAATTGGACGAACATCTCAGAAGCGGCGACATAAATAGAAGACGGAACGATATCACAATTTGCTCGCGCGAGGTAAACCGTTCACCACCAACCCCTCATCAGTCCCAGAACGCTTGCGTCCGGGCGTATTGCCGCTCTCTGGCCAAAATATCGCGGTAGAAATCGTCCTCGTCTTCCCTCAATTTGGCGATTATTCGCGCCGCGTTCTGCGGGCCGACGCCGCGGGCCGCGAGCGCGATGACGGCCCGCTTCCCGTGACTTTGGACGAGGTTCGCGGCGTTGTACGCCCGCCTCGTCATCTTCTCTTGTTCCTCGTCCTTGTCGTCGGCCCGCACCGCTTTGACCACCTCGTCGGCCCACGGATTGAGCGCGGCCACTCTGGTCGAACCGCACTGGACGCACTTGGGTTGGTCGTTGACCTTCCCGACCTCCGTCTTGCGTTGCCATTCCTGACAGTGCAAACAGAACAGGATAACGCGGTCGTTCTGAATCCGTTCTCGAACGGTTTGAATCACGCTCGCGTCGGCGTTCTCGGGGGCGAGCAGTTCCCGTCCCGAGGAGCGGCCGCCGCTACCGACCGGGGTCCGCCCGCCGGTCGTGACGATTTCGATGTCGCCCGCCCGAATATCGCGGAGGAGGTCCGCGGTCGCATCGACGGCGAGGTCGTCGTGGAACACTTCTCGAACCGCTTCGTCGTACATCGGCGTGTCCTCCAGCGCGCCGAGGAGACGGCCCATGGAGACGGGACCGCTTCCCTCCC is part of the Haladaptatus paucihalophilus DX253 genome and encodes:
- a CDS encoding sodium:phosphate symporter, yielding MPEQPTVVLSVRLLVTILLFLFAIRLLGATTDALAPFLQRNLRRVVVGDAPALGASWFASYVLANGSIVAALSLSLFSSHLIVPSQLFLMIIGSRLGAAAIVIFIGTFDYLNEELDSLRESVSMGLLAFLLTHSIYLPVLVVGYLSMPLVQTTVPVERTPPATGASPPDVFSALTGGLIDVLGAGVAFIVAILCIFLSMRLFDRILKSLDKQRLRRRYLSRLQNKWASFFLGLVITGLTTSVAFSLGVIVPLYNRGHVKRNEIIPYILGANIGTLVDTLIIAVALDTPVGVQTVVLLLSIGLLVTLLTLVLYPLYTPFIDAMQNEIVGTKTYFIGFLLTLLVVPLLLIVLG